A genomic stretch from Gemmatimonadota bacterium includes:
- the argG gene encoding argininosuccinate synthase, whose amino-acid sequence MTLNELRGKTVALASSGGLDSCTVTKWLADRGVNVVSLTADIGQPDEENIDDISKRMLACGAREAVLIDLKTDLAEAGIAMLIGQARYEGGYWNTTGIARYVTTRGLLEEMDRRDIDVLAHGATGRGNDQVRFQLVANMLKPSVTVYAPWRDPAFLDIFGGRKEMIDFCNTYNLPITATYEKPYSTDANFLGLTHEAGKLEYLDVAADFIEPGMGVFPAQAPDTPEPFTVRIDAGLPVQINGTDTDSATAILKANEIGGRNGVGIGIHTVENRFVGIKSRGVYESPGLCLLGACYEFLLQQVLDRRARKFYDSISSSLAEQIYQGYYCDLSTQMMQGALAPVAKLLTGTITVAAYKGTVLFQSSENVPHSLYSEETASMEDVGDYDHRDSEGFLNVLGVGAKAQHAAGQSADL is encoded by the coding sequence ATGACGCTTAATGAACTGCGCGGAAAAACAGTGGCACTTGCATCGTCGGGAGGCTTGGACAGTTGCACCGTGACAAAATGGCTGGCTGACCGCGGCGTAAATGTCGTGAGTTTGACCGCAGATATTGGACAACCCGATGAGGAAAATATCGATGACATATCCAAACGCATGCTCGCCTGTGGCGCGCGTGAAGCCGTGCTGATTGATCTAAAGACCGACCTGGCAGAAGCGGGTATTGCAATGCTAATTGGACAAGCGCGTTACGAAGGCGGATATTGGAATACAACCGGCATCGCGCGATATGTCACCACGCGGGGATTATTGGAGGAAATGGACCGTCGCGATATCGACGTACTCGCGCACGGCGCAACCGGACGCGGCAACGACCAGGTGCGATTTCAACTCGTCGCCAACATGCTCAAACCCAGCGTAACCGTGTATGCCCCCTGGCGCGACCCCGCATTTCTCGACATATTTGGCGGGCGCAAAGAAATGATCGATTTTTGCAATACATACAATTTGCCGATCACAGCGACGTATGAAAAACCCTATTCTACCGACGCCAACTTTCTGGGCCTAACACACGAAGCGGGCAAACTCGAATACCTCGATGTCGCAGCCGATTTTATCGAACCGGGCATGGGCGTATTTCCCGCACAGGCACCAGATACACCCGAACCATTTACCGTCAGAATAGACGCGGGCCTCCCGGTACAAATCAATGGTACGGACACCGATTCCGCGACCGCAATCCTGAAAGCCAATGAAATAGGCGGGCGAAACGGCGTGGGCATTGGGATTCACACCGTGGAAAACCGCTTTGTCGGCATCAAATCGCGCGGCGTATATGAAAGCCCGGGACTTTGCCTGCTCGGCGCATGTTACGAGTTCTTGCTCCAACAAGTTCTGGACCGGCGCGCGCGAAAATTTTACGATTCGATATCTTCATCCCTCGCCGAACAAATCTATCAGGGATATTACTGCGATTTATCCACTCAAATGATGCAAGGCGCGCTCGCACCCGTGGCAAAATTATTGACGGGCACAATCACAGTCGCCGCATACAAAGGCACGGTATTATTTCAATCATCGGAAAATGTTCCCCACTCTCTCTACTCCGAAGAAACCGCTTCAATGGAAGACGTGGGCGACTACGACCACCGCGATTCCGAAGGCTTCCTAAACGTCCTCGGCGTCGGCGCAAAAGCCCAACACGCAGCGGGACAAAGTGCTGATTTATGA
- a CDS encoding sugar phosphate isomerase/epimerase → MVKLVCLTLPYANYPLERGIEGVARAGYSHVGLGWSHEGEDTLGFDPDGPLVHRTKTLCEQAGLTPVVVGLGSTPARDNARYLMHRIDVCQALGAETIQMGGAGGYRRFPHEPLAPEVFQSAHDAYVADLKEAGTYAQKQNIILAPKPHTGNTATAKHLASLLPEIDRPSVRACYDPGNVHYYEGISPEDDFPHIADQTCKIIAKDHMGPKAENNFPIPGEGDIDFERIFATAFEAGFDGPVVVERVNGTGGDFTAEEIDIRIRHARENVIDLLNSAGFSLDEG, encoded by the coding sequence TTGGTCAAACTCGTATGTCTAACACTACCCTATGCAAACTATCCTCTCGAGCGAGGGATTGAAGGCGTTGCCCGCGCGGGATATTCCCATGTGGGTTTGGGCTGGTCGCACGAAGGCGAAGATACGCTCGGTTTTGATCCCGACGGACCCCTTGTGCATCGCACAAAAACCCTGTGTGAACAAGCGGGCTTAACCCCTGTCGTAGTCGGACTTGGATCCACCCCGGCAAGGGATAACGCGCGTTATCTTATGCACAGAATTGATGTGTGCCAGGCACTTGGCGCCGAAACAATTCAGATGGGAGGTGCAGGCGGATATCGGCGTTTTCCCCATGAACCACTCGCCCCCGAAGTCTTTCAATCTGCCCACGACGCCTATGTCGCAGACCTGAAAGAAGCGGGCACCTATGCACAAAAACAAAACATTATCCTCGCACCCAAACCACATACCGGCAATACCGCAACCGCAAAACATCTCGCCAGCCTTCTCCCCGAAATTGATCGGCCCTCGGTGCGAGCCTGTTACGACCCGGGAAATGTCCATTATTACGAAGGCATATCTCCCGAAGACGATTTTCCCCATATTGCAGACCAAACCTGTAAAATAATCGCCAAAGACCACATGGGTCCCAAAGCAGAAAACAACTTCCCCATTCCCGGTGAAGGAGATATAGATTTTGAACGCATCTTTGCCACGGCATTCGAAGCGGGCTTTGATGGCCCAGTGGTCGTCGAGCGCGTAAACGGCACAGGTGGCGATTTTACCGCTGAAGAAATCGATATTCGCATCCGACACGCACGCGAAAATGTGATAGATTTACTGAATAGTGCGGGCTTTTCTTTAGACGAAGGATGA